GAGAATGAGACGCTTCAAGAACTTACACTACCATTCAAGATCTGGAGGCCACAGACGTGGGCTCTGTTCTTTAGAGCGCTTTCGACGAAGCACAGTCTAAAGCACGTGATCATAGACGGGGTCGCCACGAACGCCATCGCTTTGCAACAAGTCTGCGAGGCCCTACGAGAAAGTGGCGCAGAGGAGAAGGTCGTTTTTGGACCAGAGTTGGGGGCTTGCTTCTATCGGCACGATTTGCATTTACTCAGGTACCATTGTTTCCGCGACGTCATCGCCTCACAGGCTGATGACGGAGCCGATGCTCCGCCGCTTGGAAGTCTTCTGCACCAGCTGTGTTCGCTGAACCACGTGACATCGCTAACTGTGATTATTGATCCTGGTACGTACAGGGAGGACCTGTCGTCTGCTCTGGCAGACTATGTTGGAACCACCACCACACTCAAGAAACTGCGGCTGATCTCGGTGTCTGTTGCCGACCCGGCGAATGAAACTGACCTAGCTTGGACGGCCGTGGTTGAGTCGTTTTCAAGGAACAGCAGCTTAGCAGAGCTGTTCGTCAGCGCGACATGCATGCCTGGGGACGACTCTGAGCGCATGGCTGATTTCGTCAAGCGCAGTGAGAACATACGAAGGGTCTCCGTTTCGGTACAAAACAGCTGGCACTCGGCGTGGTTCGTGAGTCGCTTGTCCGACGGCATATTTCGCAACTACAGCCTCCTAAAGGTCGAATTTCCTGGCTACATGAACAAGGACTCATTTGCCATCTGGGACACGGCGCGGAGGAACTCCCGCCTGGTGGCCAGTGCTTCGCAATTCCTAGCAGGAGCTAATCCTGACAAGTAAGTACGAATAGTGAAACTGCAGCACTTCGACACAAATACTAGCAAGACTCGTGTCGGGAAGAATAACGCGTGCTGTTATTGGTTTGTTGAATCTTGATCATTTCTTTTAGACCTGCCGTTTAACCCTGCCATTGAGATGTCCGAATAATCCCGCCGTTCTTATTAAGACTGCTCGTTCGCTTATCCACTGtcgcttatcatcatcatcatcagcctggttacgcccactgcagggcaaaggcctctcccatacttctccaactacccgggtcatgtactaattgtggccatgttgtccgtgcaaacttctttatctcatccgcccacctaactttctgccgccccctgctacgcttcctttcccttggaatccagtccgtaacccttagtgacaatcggatatcttccctcctcattacatgtcctgcccatgcccatttttttttcttgatttcaactaagatgtcattaactcgcgtgtgttccctcacccaatctgctcttttcttatcccttaacgttacacccatcattcttctttccatagcccgttgcgtcgtcctcaatttaagtagaacccctttcctaagtctccaagtttctgccccgtacgtgagtactggtacgaaacagctgttatacatacactttttttcttgggggataatggtaacctgctgttcatgatttgagaatgcctgccaaacgcaccccagcccattcttattcttctgattatttcagtctcatgatcctgatccgcggtcactacctgccctaagtagatgtattcccttaccacttccagtgtctcgctgcctatcgtaaactattgttctcttccgagactgttaaacattactttagttttctgcagattaatttttagatccacctttctgctttgcctctccaggtcagtgaacatgcatcgTAACTGGTCCGCTTATAGCAATTGTCACTTATAGCATTCGCTATTACCCGGCGGAACAGCTGCTTAGAAACAAATGTGGACAACCTCTTGAAACAGCCCTAACGAGGTCGCCACCTAATCCTCGATTGGGCCAAAGGGAGCCGAGCGTAGCTAAGAAAGTGAAGTGCTTCAGGAAGTGATGAGTTTGCTCCTTTTTGAAACATAACGCCTCAATGTATCCACTAGACGAGGACACATACTTTTCTTTCGATTTTGAATTCTCTTTCTTATCCTGAGCACAGCATTTCATTACGAACCTTACAGAGGAGCTAGTCCAACAACTTCCTTCGTATGACTGCATCGGCTCGACCACGCTATAACACCTGTTATCACTGCTATTGTATCGCGGTGAAATCTTGAGTTTAGCGACATCGACATGATGTAAAACTGTCCCGGCACGTATCGCGTTTTCGACAGGACCACTGTGGCGGCGCTGGAGCGGGTCTTGCGGCACCGTGCTCTGCTGGCGGAACTTGCCGAAGTCCAGTCCATCAGCGAGGGCGAGGCAGCGGCCGCTCTCCGAGACGAAGTCAGGTCCTTCGAAGGCATGCACGAGTTCATGCGACTCGCAGGGGTCGTGAAGGAAAgggtcacgtgtcatcgacgggAAGACGGGTGCGTGCAGCTCGACGACCTCAACGAGTACTGCTGGATCGCGATCCGGCGCTGCCTCGCGCTTGATGACGTCGTGGACGAATGCTCCCAATCAGAGCCGAACCGCGTGTGACGTACGCGCGATGCTGTCCTTTGTTGTATTTTGTCTCACAGACACGCCATCTGCCCAGACGGacagtcgagaaaaaaaaaataagaaatcgcaCATACTACGCGTGTTCGTCGTTACTTGCAGGAGCCATCCACCGCGAAATTCCGTAACCCAaaagcaacaaaaagaaagcagccAAAAGGGAAGTTCATGATAGCAATTTAACAAAACACGTGAGCATGCGCTATTGTCGTTCTGGAAcactattctggacattccgccattttcttcgatgcgtaacgtagacgcgacgcgaataaaatggcgctgatggccccattttgctttcgtaacgtgacgccaacttgacgttttgcctaagaaactggaACGAAGGCACTGCACGTAAGGTTCTCGGTCAAGCAAAGCAGTTTTCCTccgcaataaaaataaagcagctagctcaaagcgcatgattattccgtcgaaaacgcttctcgcgtccgtcgtctgctgcgtacaagccgtcgtctgcttcattagctaggatgcgtgtccccgggaaaTGAAATGAGTCGTATGTTAGcaccaacgcgcttgttttcttcccTGAGagaacatacgcgacctaccagtggtgatgcgcgcacgttctaggccacgttatcactATCTCGTGAAACATGACTCGCGCtctgcttgcaagctccacggaccgcgtacgacagcgtaacttggccgagatgttcacaacagcgtatgctacccgcggactacgttatttcaccaagcccgaggggcggatcagggtccctttaagcgcACTGGTCATGCGACACTGGAGTTCGGCTATatatgtatgcgtgcgtgtgtgtgtgtgtgtgtgtgtgtgtgcgtgtgtgtgtaaac
Above is a genomic segment from Dermacentor andersoni chromosome 8, qqDerAnde1_hic_scaffold, whole genome shotgun sequence containing:
- the LOC126529409 gene encoding uncharacterized protein; translation: MTTGRSDSLNLCDVGLADIEGIKGFFSGHAVDHASPCTATEDRACHIVRHLTVWNEVLSQAKLELRETPRTRSGLTVASIDCPYMRDHSLDTLHRVATLLHCLVKKHHCVTHVDVTMGRLNVYDELLCDALRGNQFVESLKLRDSFSRGLGPHSNFCAVVPTLPNLKHFECTSDAECRRCFLDALTSLLLTTRSLTSLHVPNVIMKFRAAKAFLTAIMACSTLRELSINFVFEFYAEEEICATFAEYLKSSTALTMLTFVGAYLHSTSMQLILRGLEKNRTITRLDFREALVSEECGEAVANIFARNTTLRSIHITASRQRGAFIWDVWLTSITENETLQELTLPFKIWRPQTWALFFRALSTKHSLKHVIIDGVATNAIALQQVCEALRESGAEEKVVFGPELGACFYRHDLHLLRYHCFRDVIASQADDGADAPPLGSLLHQLCSLNHVTSLTVIIDPGTYREDLSSALADYVGTTTTLKKLRLISVSVADPANETDLAWTAVVESFSRNSSLAELFVSATCMPGDDSERMADFVKRSENIRRVSVSVQNSWHSAWFVSRLSDGIFRNYSLLKVEFPGYMNKDSFAIWDTARRNSRLVASASQFLAGANPDKTTVAALERVLRHRALLAELAEVQSISEGEAAAALRDEVRSFEGMHEFMRLAGVVKERVTCHRREDGCVQLDDLNEYCWIAIRRCLALDDVVDECSQSEPNRV